In Vibrio mangrovi, the DNA window ACTCTGACACGTATCAATGACATGCTTGACCATAGGTTTACCTGCAATCGTATGAAGAACCTTAGGTAATTGGGAGTACATACGGGTTCCTTTACCCGCAGCTAAAATCACAGCGCTGAATTTCATGGACTACCTTTATACTTAATATAAGAAACTGACTCTGATTCTATATGGGAAACTTGAAATAGTTAAATTATCGGCAGGGATTTTTGACAAGATATTAAAAAAGGCGACATGATGTCGCCTTTTCCGAACGCAGTTAAAAAATTAACGACGTTGTTTAACCAGCTCGATAACTCGTAGCTGGGCAATGGCTTTAGCCAGTTCACTGGCCGCCTGCGCGAAGTCCATATCACCATGCTGATTCTGAATTTTCTCCTCAGCACGACGCTTGGCTTCTTCCGCCTTTGCTGCGTCTAGATCTTCACCACGAATGGCTGTATCAGCAAGAACCGTAGAGGTACTTGCCTGAACTTCCACTATACCACCAGAAACATAAATGATTTCTTCGTGGCCGTGCTGCTTCACAATACGCACCATACCAGGCTTTATAGCGGTCAGCAGCGGTGCGTGACCGTGGTAGATACCAAGCTCACCTTCGCTACCGGTCACCTGAAACGTTTCAACCATCCCGGAGAAGAGTTTCTTCTCGGCACTGACAACGTCCAAGTGAAAGGGTATTGATGCCATATCGCCTCCTAGTCAGCCTTATAGCTTCTTCGCATTCTCAACAGCGTCGTCAATTGCACCACAGTACATAAACGCCTGTTCAGGAACGTCATCATATTCACCGGAAAGGAGACCTTTGAAACCACGCAGGGTTTCTTTCAGAGGAACGTAAATTCCCGGGTCACCAGTAAATACTTCGGCTACGTGGTAAGGCTGAGTCAGGAAACGCTCAATCTTACGAGCACGGGCAACCACCAGCTTATCGTCTTCAGAAAGCTCATCCATACCCAGAATCGCAATGATATCTTTCAGCTCTTTATAGCGCTGAAGTGTTGACTGAACACCACGAGCAATATCGTAATGTTCCTGACCAACAACGAGTGGATCAAGCTGACGTGATGTTGAATCAAGCGGGTCAATCGCTGGATACAAACCCATTGCCGCGATGTTACGGTTCAATACAACCGTTGCATCCAAGTGAGCAAATGTTGTTGCAGGAGATGGGTCAGTCAAGTCATCCGCTGGTACATAAACCGCCTGTACGGACGTGATAGAACCAGTTTTGGTTGAAGTGATACGTTCTTGCAGAACACCCATTTCTTCTGCCAGTGTTGGCTGATAACCTACCGCTGAAGGCATACGGCCCAGAAGTGCTGAAACTTCTGTTCCCGCCAGGGTATAACGGTAAATGTTATCGATAAACAGAAGTACGTCACGACCTTCATCACGGAACTTCTCAGCCATTGTCAAACCAGTCAGAGCAACACGCAGACGGTTACCCGGTGGTTCGTTCATCTGACCGTAAACCATCGCTACCTTAGATTCTTCAGGTTTTTCGATGTTTACAACGCCAGCTTCCTGCATTTCGTAGTAGAAGTCGTTCCCTTCACGAGTACGCTCACCTACCCCGGCAAATACAGACAAACCAGAGTGTTGTAGCGCGATGTTGTTGATCAGTTCCATCATGTTTACTGTCTTACCAACACCGGCACCACCGAACAGACCGATTTTACCACCCTTCGCGAATGGGCAAATCAGGTCAATAACTTTTACACCAGTTTCTAAAAGCTCAGTCGCGTTAGACTGTTCTTCATAGCTTGGTGCTTCACGGTGAATAGAGTAAGTGTCTTCTGCACCAATCTCACCGCGTTCGTCAATCGCATCACCCAAAACGTTCATGATACGACCTAACGTTTTAGTACCGACAGGTACTGAAATTGGAGCGCCAGTATTTTCTACTGTCATTCCACGACGTAAACCATCCGAGCTACCCATAACGATTGCGCGTACAACGCCACCGCCCAGCTGTTGCTGAACTTCAAGAACCAGACGTCCCTGAGCATCCACAACATTCAGAGCATCGTAAACACTAGGTACTTCGCTCTGTGGGAACTCTACGTCGACTACTGCACCAATGATCTGTACGATCTTACCTGTAGCCATCGTTAATCCTCTAAACTATTTATTTGACCTTCACTTAAACCGCAGCTGCGCCGCCCACGATTTCCGATAGTTCTTGTGTAATTGCAGCCTGACGGGCTTTGTTATACACAAGTTCCAGTTCTTCAATCAGGTTACCCGCATTATCAGTCGCAGCCTTCATCGCAACCATCCGAGCCGCTTGCTCACAGGCAAGGTTCTCAACGACTCCCTGATAAACCTGAGACTCTACATAACGTTGCAACAACATATTCAGTAGAGGTTTAGGTTCAGGCTCATAGAGATAATCCCATGAATGCTCACGCTGCATATCTTTGCTGTTTGATTTAGGCAAAGGTAGCAATTGATCGATCGTTGGCTCTTGCACCATGGTGTTAACAAAATGGTTAAACACAACATAGAGGCGATCCAACTCACCTTCATCATATTTCTTCAGCATTACATTGACTGAACCGATCAAATCTTCCAGAGACGGATTATCTCCCAATCCGGAAATCTGAGCGGCAACCTTTGCTCCGCTGTTATTGAAAAATGCCGTTGCTTTTGAACCGACAACTGCCAGTTCCACTTCAACATTCTTCTCCGACCAGGATTTCATATCCAGCAGGGCTTTTTTGAACAGGTTAATGTTCAAGCCACCACACAATCCACGGTCGGTGGAAATGATGATATAACCAACACGTTTGGCTTCACGCTCTTCCAGATACGGATGACGATATTCCAGATTTGCGTTTGCCACATGACCGATCACTTTACGCATTGTTTCTGCGTATGGACGGGAAGACTCCATTGCGTCCTGACTGCGACGCATTTTAGAAGCTGCCACCATTTCCATCGCTTTCGTAATCTTCTGAGTGCTTTTTACACTCCCGATTTTACTACGAATCTCTTTTGCGCCGGCCATCGTCACTCTCCATTAGTTGGTGGCTTATAAGCCACCGACTTTCATTACCAAGTTTGAGTTGCTTTAAACTCATCGACCAGCTTCTTCAGCTGAGCTTCGATGTCATCGTTATAAGCACCAGTCTTGTTGATCTCAGCTGCTAAATCAGCATATTGATTATGAGCGAACGACAGTAGTGCGGCTTCAAAATCAAGGAGTTTGTTCAGTTCAACATCCCCAAGATAACCACGTTCCGCAGCAAAGATAACCAATGCCTGGTCAAAGACTGACATTGGCGCATATTGCTTCTGCTTCATCAGTTCAGTAACTTTCTGACCATGATCCAGCTGTCTCTTCGTTGCATCATCCAGATCAGAAGAGAACTGAGCAAATGCTGCCAGTTCACGATACTGTGCAAGAGCCGTACGAATACCACCAGAAAGTTTCTTGATGATTTTCGTTTGAGCAGAACCACCCACACGAGATACCGAGATACCAGGGTCAACCGCAGGACGAACCCCTGCATTAAACAATTCAGTTTGCAGGAAGATCTGACCATCAGTAATCGAGATTACGTTTGTCGGTACGAATGCAGAAACGTCACCAGCCTGAGTTTCAATGATAGGCAATGCAGTTAAAGAACCTGTCTTACCTTTCACTTCACCGTTTGTGAATTTCTCTACATAACCTTCGCTGACTCGCGCAGCACGCTCAAGCAGACGAGAGTGTAAGTAGAATACATCCCCAGGGAATGCTTCACGGCCCGGTGGGCGTTTCAATAGTAGAGAAATCTGACGATAAGCAACGGCTTGCTTTGACAGATCATCATAAACGATCAGTGCATCTTCACCACGATCACGGAAATATTCACCCATCGCACACCCAGCATAAGGAGCCAGATACTGCAGTGCCGCAGATTCGGAAGCAGAAGCAACAACAACAATTGTATTCGCCAGTGCGCCATGCTCTTCAAGCTTACGCACAACGTTTGCAATTGTGGATGCTTTCTGTCCAATCGCAACATAAATAGAATAAATACCAGAATCTTTTTGGTTGATAATCGAGTCAATCGCCATTGCTGTTTTACCAGTTTGACGGTCACCGATAACCAACTCACGCTGACCACGACCGATAGGAATCATCGAGTCAACAGATTTATAACCAGTTTGAACAGGCTGATCGACCGACTTACGATCGATAACACCAGGAGCGATCACCTCCACAGGAGAAGTCAATTTCGCTTCAATCGGACCTTTACCATCAATAGGCTCACCCAGCGTGTTCACCACACGACCAAGCAATTCGGGACCAACAGGAACTTCAAGAATCCGACCTGTACCTGTTACTTTTGTGCCTTCCTTAAGGTCGGCGTACGGGCCCATTACAACGGCACCAACCGAGTCACGCTCAAGGTTAAGTGCTAACGCATAACGGCCACCCGGTAATTCGATCATTTCACCTTGCATCACGTCCTTCAGGCCGTGGATGCGGATAATACCATCGCTTACCGAGACGATAGTACCTTCATTGCGAGCTTCACTAACAACATTGAATGACTCAATACGTTGTTTAATTAGATCGCTAATTTCCGTGGAATTAAGTTGCATGCTCCAATCCCCATCAAGACTGTAATACATCGCTCAGACGGCTCAAACGGCCATGTACTGAGTTATCGATGATTAAGTCTCCGGCTCGAATAATTACCCCACCGAGTAGGGCCTCATCTACACTGCAATTCAGCTGTACTTTGCGCTCAAGGCGCTGCTCCAGTTTGCTGCTGATCTCTGCTTTTTGTTCTTCGGAAAGCTCCGTAGCCGAAACGACTTCAACTTCCACTTGTTTTTCATGCTCTTTTTTCAACACAAAAAACTGTTCACAAACATCAGGGAGCGTAATTAAACGCCCATTTTCAGCCATTACCCGAATCAGGTTCTGGCCATATTCATCAAACTGTTCACCGCAAACGGCAACAAAAATTTCTGCCAGTCTATTGGCAGCCATTGAACTATTAAGTAGTTCACGGATCTGTTCGTTTTTGGTTACTTCGGCAGCAAAAGTAAGCATCTCACCCCATTGGTCGAGTTGCCCTTTTTCTACCGCAAAGTCAAACGCTGCTTTAGCATAGGGGCGTGCTATAGTTGTCAAATCAGACATTTGCGCCCCCCTAATTAAAGTTTCGCAGTAATGCTATCGAGAATATCTTTGTGCGCTTCTTTATCAATAGAACGCTCAAGAATTTTCTCAGCTCCAGCCACAGCAAGAGTAGCAACCTGTTTACGCAAGTCATCTCTGGCACGAACACGTAAAGACTCGATTTCAGCTTTAGCCTGAGCAAGAATATTTTCACGCTCAATAATTGCTTCGTCTCTTGCTTCATCAAGAATTTGTAATTTACGTTTATTCGCCTGTTCAATGACTTCAGCCGCTGCTTGCTTGGCTTCTTTGATACGTTCAGAAGCATTCGCTTTCGCTAGATCAAGGTCTTTTTCAGCGCGCTCAGCAGCAGATAAACCGTCAGCAATTTTTTTCTGACGCTCTTCAATAGCTGCCATCAATGGTGGCCATACATACTTCATGCAGAACCAAACAAAGATCGCAAACGCAATAGCCTGACCCAGCAGAGTTGCGTTAATATTCACCGCAGACTCCTTCTATGTTTGCAAATAATTAAAAACACCAGCCAATTTATATGCACTTATTTGTGCTTACTTAGCCGGCAACCGCAAACATGACGTACAAACCCAGACCCACAGAGATCATAGGAATCGCGTCCACAAGACCCATAACGATAAAGAACTGAGTACGGATAAGTGGGATAAGATCTGGTTGACGAGCAGCACCTTCAAGATACTTACCACCAAGCATACCGATACCGATCGCTGCACCAATCGCTGCCAAGCCCATCATGATTGCCGCTGAAAGATACAGCAGATCCATGTTCAAGTTTTCCATTGTTGACTCCAAGTTTTGTACTAATTGAGTTTCTGATTGATTAAGTTTAATTAGTGATCTTCAGAAGCTTGAGACAGATAAACTATCGTCAATACCATGAAGATAAATGCTTGTAATGTGATGATCAGTATATGGAAAATAGCCCAAGGCACTGACAACACCCACTGTGACCACCACGGTAACAATCCGGCAATCAAAATAAAGATCAATTCACCCGCATACATGTTACCGAACAAACGAAGACCCAGTGATACCGGCTTCGAAATCAGAGTCACCCCTTCCAGAATCAAGTTGATTGGAATGAATGCCCAATGATTAAATGGCTGCAGTGTTAGCTCTTTTGCAAACCCGACTGGCCCTTTGATTTTGAAGCTGTAGTACAGAATCAAAACAAAGACGCCCAACGCCATCGATAGCGTAATATTTACGTCGGCAGAAGGAACGACACGAAGATAGTGTACTCCTACTAAGCTTGCTGCATGAGGAAGAAAATCTACCGGGATCAAGTCCATTAAGTTCATCAGGAACACCCATCCGAAAATGGTTATCGCCAATGGAGCAATTAACGCACTTTTTCCGCTGAATACATCTCTGACAGTCCCATCGACAAACTCAACAATCATCTCAATGAAACACTGTAGTTTGCCGGGCACATCACTTGTTGCATTTTTGGCTACACGAGAAAACAGCCAAAGCATTCCAGCCCCCAGAAGAACAGAGATAATCATAGAGTCTATATTCAGACTCCAGAATCCTTCTCCCGAACTTAAAAAGGTCAAGTGGTGAGAGATATATTCTTGAGAGGTTAGAGTGGTTTCACCTGAACCAGACATTGAATATCCTATCTATTCACGGTTGATTGATAAAAATGACGTTACGAACTGCACCACACTTGCCAGACAATAAAACACAATAAGAGCCCCGGCATTTATGTCAATTTCCTTAAAAATAAACACTAAAACGCCAGCGGTCATCATCAGTTTGTAGATATTGCCCATATATGCACGACCAACATCCAGACCGGCATTATCTTCACGGTCCAGATTTTTATGCATATACAAATTAGCCAGTAATGAAGGTACGATGTACGTAAGTCCCCCAAGAAAAGCAGAAAGACCACTTTTCTCATCCAGCACATAGCCGACAATGGTAGCTGATACAGTAAAAAAGGCTAACTGCCACAAGAATGACAGAATAAACCATTTATTTAACATAAGTTACCACCCGTTAACTATAGGCCGATTATACATCCGCCTTTACCTTTTACAATAAAGCCGGACCTACAATTCCTCTAGATACATCACAAAAACCCATAAAATGTAAAACAATGATTGCAAAAATAAACATTTTTGTTTTACGGGATTATGACTCTAGTTTTGTTGTTAGTGATTGTAATATTTCTTCCAGGGCCTGACTGTCCGCCACACTGATTGTAATTTTCCCTTGCCCTTTATCAGAAAGGTTTACAGAAACTTTTGCATGCAGCATTTCACCCAATCTTTCCGACAAATTCAACGCATGATTCGTTACAACAGGTTTCTGAATTTCAGGCTTAGGTGACAGCTCTCTTTTTACTAGCTGTTCAGTCTGACGCACTGTCAGTTGCTTTTTGGCAACCTGGCTGGCAATAGCTATCTGGGCTTCTCCTTCCAGCATCAATAATGCCCGGGCATGCCCCATTTCAAGCTTTCTCTCTGCAACCAGTGATTTCACCACATCATCCAACTGATTCAGTCGTAATAAATTCGTGACTGTGGTTCTGGATTTACCTATTGCATCAGCAACTTGCTGATGTGTCAGTTTAAATTCGTCCTGCAACCGTTCCAGAGCCTGGGCTTCTTCAATGGCATTCAAATCTTCCCGTTGAATATTTTCAATCAGAGCCATTGCTATTGCAGCACGATCTTCCACATGCTTCACCAGACACGGAACCTGTTTCAGTCCCGCATGTCTGGCAGCCCGCCAGCGTCGTTCCCCGGCAATAATTTCATAGTGACCATTATCGATAGGCCGCACAACGATCGGTTGAATAATTCCCTGAGACTGAATCGAGGCTGACAGTTCTTCCAGTGTTTCAGGAGAAACATCTTTACGAGGCTGATACACTCCGGGTCTCAGATGAGCGATAGAAATATCGGCTAATTCACCATCAGATGACAATGT includes these proteins:
- a CDS encoding ParB/RepB/Spo0J family partition protein is translated as MSKRGLGKGLDALLSTSSMAREKQQVATHSQTLSSDGELADISIAHLRPGVYQPRKDVSPETLEELSASIQSQGIIQPIVVRPIDNGHYEIIAGERRWRAARHAGLKQVPCLVKHVEDRAAIAMALIENIQREDLNAIEEAQALERLQDEFKLTHQQVADAIGKSRTTVTNLLRLNQLDDVVKSLVAERKLEMGHARALLMLEGEAQIAIASQVAKKQLTVRQTEQLVKRELSPKPEIQKPVVTNHALNLSERLGEMLHAKVSVNLSDKGQGKITISVADSQALEEILQSLTTKLES
- the atpE gene encoding F0F1 ATP synthase subunit C; amino-acid sequence: MENLNMDLLYLSAAIMMGLAAIGAAIGIGMLGGKYLEGAARQPDLIPLIRTQFFIVMGLVDAIPMISVGLGLYVMFAVAG
- a CDS encoding F0F1 ATP synthase subunit epsilon is translated as MASIPFHLDVVSAEKKLFSGMVETFQVTGSEGELGIYHGHAPLLTAIKPGMVRIVKQHGHEEIIYVSGGIVEVQASTSTVLADTAIRGEDLDAAKAEEAKRRAEEKIQNQHGDMDFAQAASELAKAIAQLRVIELVKQRR
- the atpD gene encoding F0F1 ATP synthase subunit beta; translated protein: MATGKIVQIIGAVVDVEFPQSEVPSVYDALNVVDAQGRLVLEVQQQLGGGVVRAIVMGSSDGLRRGMTVENTGAPISVPVGTKTLGRIMNVLGDAIDERGEIGAEDTYSIHREAPSYEEQSNATELLETGVKVIDLICPFAKGGKIGLFGGAGVGKTVNMMELINNIALQHSGLSVFAGVGERTREGNDFYYEMQEAGVVNIEKPEESKVAMVYGQMNEPPGNRLRVALTGLTMAEKFRDEGRDVLLFIDNIYRYTLAGTEVSALLGRMPSAVGYQPTLAEEMGVLQERITSTKTGSITSVQAVYVPADDLTDPSPATTFAHLDATVVLNRNIAAMGLYPAIDPLDSTSRQLDPLVVGQEHYDIARGVQSTLQRYKELKDIIAILGMDELSEDDKLVVARARKIERFLTQPYHVAEVFTGDPGIYVPLKETLRGFKGLLSGEYDDVPEQAFMYCGAIDDAVENAKKL
- the atpA gene encoding F0F1 ATP synthase subunit alpha, translating into MQLNSTEISDLIKQRIESFNVVSEARNEGTIVSVSDGIIRIHGLKDVMQGEMIELPGGRYALALNLERDSVGAVVMGPYADLKEGTKVTGTGRILEVPVGPELLGRVVNTLGEPIDGKGPIEAKLTSPVEVIAPGVIDRKSVDQPVQTGYKSVDSMIPIGRGQRELVIGDRQTGKTAMAIDSIINQKDSGIYSIYVAIGQKASTIANVVRKLEEHGALANTIVVVASASESAALQYLAPYAGCAMGEYFRDRGEDALIVYDDLSKQAVAYRQISLLLKRPPGREAFPGDVFYLHSRLLERAARVSEGYVEKFTNGEVKGKTGSLTALPIIETQAGDVSAFVPTNVISITDGQIFLQTELFNAGVRPAVDPGISVSRVGGSAQTKIIKKLSGGIRTALAQYRELAAFAQFSSDLDDATKRQLDHGQKVTELMKQKQYAPMSVFDQALVIFAAERGYLGDVELNKLLDFEAALLSFAHNQYADLAAEINKTGAYNDDIEAQLKKLVDEFKATQTW
- the atpH gene encoding F0F1 ATP synthase subunit delta; this translates as MSDLTTIARPYAKAAFDFAVEKGQLDQWGEMLTFAAEVTKNEQIRELLNSSMAANRLAEIFVAVCGEQFDEYGQNLIRVMAENGRLITLPDVCEQFFVLKKEHEKQVEVEVVSATELSEEQKAEISSKLEQRLERKVQLNCSVDEALLGGVIIRAGDLIIDNSVHGRLSRLSDVLQS
- the atpB gene encoding F0F1 ATP synthase subunit A; the protein is MSGSGETTLTSQEYISHHLTFLSSGEGFWSLNIDSMIISVLLGAGMLWLFSRVAKNATSDVPGKLQCFIEMIVEFVDGTVRDVFSGKSALIAPLAITIFGWVFLMNLMDLIPVDFLPHAASLVGVHYLRVVPSADVNITLSMALGVFVLILYYSFKIKGPVGFAKELTLQPFNHWAFIPINLILEGVTLISKPVSLGLRLFGNMYAGELIFILIAGLLPWWSQWVLSVPWAIFHILIITLQAFIFMVLTIVYLSQASEDH
- the atpG gene encoding F0F1 ATP synthase subunit gamma — protein: MAGAKEIRSKIGSVKSTQKITKAMEMVAASKMRRSQDAMESSRPYAETMRKVIGHVANANLEYRHPYLEEREAKRVGYIIISTDRGLCGGLNINLFKKALLDMKSWSEKNVEVELAVVGSKATAFFNNSGAKVAAQISGLGDNPSLEDLIGSVNVMLKKYDEGELDRLYVVFNHFVNTMVQEPTIDQLLPLPKSNSKDMQREHSWDYLYEPEPKPLLNMLLQRYVESQVYQGVVENLACEQAARMVAMKAATDNAGNLIEELELVYNKARQAAITQELSEIVGGAAAV
- a CDS encoding ATP synthase subunit I yields the protein MLNKWFILSFLWQLAFFTVSATIVGYVLDEKSGLSAFLGGLTYIVPSLLANLYMHKNLDREDNAGLDVGRAYMGNIYKLMMTAGVLVFIFKEIDINAGALIVFYCLASVVQFVTSFLSINRE
- the atpF gene encoding F0F1 ATP synthase subunit B, which codes for MNINATLLGQAIAFAIFVWFCMKYVWPPLMAAIEERQKKIADGLSAAERAEKDLDLAKANASERIKEAKQAAAEVIEQANKRKLQILDEARDEAIIERENILAQAKAEIESLRVRARDDLRKQVATLAVAGAEKILERSIDKEAHKDILDSITAKL